The Pirellulales bacterium DNA segment TATCTCACCCGTCAATCAGTACGGGATCGCCACTAGCCTTTTCTCCGCGGGCGCGACTACAATGGGATGACCTGCCGATCGTCTTCCCGCCTCGCTCTTCCCGCCGCCGTCCAAGAGAGCCGCGTTATGTTCAACCGATTCGGGTTGTTCGTTGTCGCGCTCACGGCACTCGCCGCGGCGCGACCAGCGGCCGCCACCGAACCGTCGCCAGCAGCAGCCGATTTCTTTGAATCGCAAGTTCGCCCGGTGTTGGCGGCCAATTGTTTCGAGTGTCACGGGCCGAAGAAGCAGGAATCCGATCTCCGGCTCGACAGCCGCGAGGCGATGCTCATCGGCAATTCGGACGGCCCTGTGATCGTGCCGGGCGATGCGGAAAAGAGCCGTCTGGTGAAGGCGATTCGCCGGCAGGGCGAGATCAAGATGCCGCCCAAGACGAAGCTGCCCGGTCCGGCGGTCGAAGCGCTGGCGACGTGGATCCAAGGCGGCGCGCCGTGGCCGGAGCAGAAGCTCGACGCGGCC contains these protein-coding regions:
- a CDS encoding c-type cytochrome domain-containing protein; the protein is MFNRFGLFVVALTALAAARPAAATEPSPAAADFFESQVRPVLAANCFECHGPKKQESDLRLDSREAMLIGNSDGPVIVPGDAEKSRLVKAIRRQGEIKMPPKTKLPGPAVEALATWIQGGAPWPEQKLDAAAPTVAEAIAAAARRHWAFQPVREPPLPTVKNEAWVKNPVDAFILARLEAAHIGPAPPANRRTLIRRATFDLIGLPPTPAEVEDFVRDASPDAFP